One genomic segment of Amycolatopsis granulosa includes these proteins:
- a CDS encoding ankyrin repeat domain-containing protein: MGWDWTDVGDIRRRLDEGADPEKWSGGRPLHRAAVFGSPEVVAELAGRVADVDALEDGVTALWEAVVSRRPDNARALAAAGADPWLPSLGGWSPGRLSLAGPTPALFPAPEGVRLTDTERAAAQEAGRLIAALGEFYYDGTGLACVSGIDAAEAVRRLEAAPVEGEVIDELLEDPYAYDTDESLQFIGVTSVPGGCVVTQPWGYAPKMPGVLTRLSAGTVCYGLYANPKSGNQGSIARHGAVEGWDLHPGGGPYEDDSPEEVLNAYLYQHHAVACACAFAGLRLTDARAVAGPPDVWVRLPDRDYWSH, translated from the coding sequence ATGGGCTGGGACTGGACGGATGTCGGCGACATTCGTCGGCGCCTTGACGAAGGCGCCGATCCGGAGAAGTGGAGCGGGGGGCGGCCGCTGCATCGTGCGGCGGTGTTCGGCTCCCCGGAGGTCGTCGCGGAGCTGGCCGGTCGAGTGGCGGACGTGGACGCGCTGGAGGACGGGGTGACGGCACTGTGGGAGGCCGTCGTGTCGAGGAGGCCGGACAACGCACGGGCCCTTGCCGCTGCCGGCGCCGATCCCTGGCTGCCGTCGCTCGGCGGCTGGTCACCGGGACGGCTCAGCCTTGCGGGACCGACGCCGGCCCTGTTCCCCGCACCGGAAGGGGTGCGCCTGACCGACACGGAACGTGCGGCAGCACAGGAAGCCGGTCGGCTCATCGCGGCGTTGGGCGAGTTCTACTACGACGGCACGGGGCTCGCCTGCGTGTCCGGAATCGACGCGGCCGAGGCGGTGCGCCGTCTGGAGGCAGCGCCGGTGGAGGGGGAAGTCATCGATGAGCTGCTGGAAGACCCGTACGCGTACGACACGGACGAGAGCTTGCAGTTCATCGGCGTGACGTCCGTGCCGGGCGGCTGCGTCGTGACACAGCCCTGGGGGTACGCACCGAAGATGCCGGGCGTGCTGACCCGGTTGTCCGCCGGCACCGTCTGCTACGGCCTCTACGCCAATCCCAAGAGCGGCAACCAGGGCAGCATCGCCCGTCATGGAGCCGTCGAGGGCTGGGACCTGCACCCGGGCGGCGGACCGTACGAGGACGACAGCCCCGAGGAAGTGCTGAACGCCTACCTCTACCAGCACCACGCCGTGGCCTGTGCATGCGCTTTCGCCGGTCTGCGCCTGACCGACGCGCGCGCCGTGGCAGGACCTCCCGATGTGTGGGTCCGACTGCCGGACCGCGACTACTGGAGCCACTGA
- a CDS encoding SDR family oxidoreductase, whose amino-acid sequence MGLLVHNPGVSVGSGLFADRPVSDALHLLDVDCRSVVTLAHHFGRLMIDRGRGAIVLMTSLASADSPHAQ is encoded by the coding sequence ATCGGGCTACTGGTCCACAACCCCGGCGTGTCGGTCGGCAGCGGCCTGTTCGCGGACCGCCCGGTGAGCGACGCGCTGCACCTGCTCGATGTGGACTGTCGCAGCGTGGTCACACTGGCCCATCACTTCGGCCGCCTGATGATCGACCGGGGCCGCGGCGCAATCGTGCTGATGACCTCGCTGGCCTCGGCGGATTCACCCCATGCACAGTGA
- a CDS encoding nuclear transport factor 2 family protein has protein sequence MSASLDARAVTGLFHAYADALDRRDWSALDGVFLEDVRADYNGTEVVEGRAALVGMIRGYLDGCGPTQPLVGNERVVVEGDRATASVKMRVHHLGAAERAELTYECFGWYHAELVRTGQGWRVASWRQEVTHQLGTYEVFARA, from the coding sequence ATGTCCGCAAGCCTCGACGCACGCGCTGTCACCGGCCTGTTCCACGCCTACGCCGACGCCTTGGACCGCCGCGACTGGTCCGCGCTGGACGGGGTCTTCCTGGAGGACGTGCGCGCCGACTACAACGGGACCGAGGTCGTCGAGGGGCGGGCGGCCCTGGTCGGGATGATCCGCGGATACCTCGACGGGTGCGGCCCCACGCAGCCTCTCGTGGGCAATGAGCGGGTCGTGGTGGAGGGCGACCGGGCCACGGCGTCGGTCAAGATGCGGGTCCACCACCTCGGCGCGGCCGAACGCGCCGAGCTCACCTACGAGTGCTTCGGCTGGTACCACGCCGAACTGGTCCGAACCGGACAGGGCTGGCGGGTCGCCTCCTGGCGCCAGGAGGTCACGCACCAACTCGGCACGTACGAGGTGTTCGCTCGCGCCTGA
- a CDS encoding nuclear transport factor 2 family protein, whose translation MSQTAPTELTPASAAERLAAIEDIKQLKARYFRLMDTKDWAALREVFTDDAHMDIDGFASDGGDAITAFLSKVLTPLRTVHHGHMPEITLTSTDQASGVWAMFDYVEFPSDGLPRGFHGYGHYHDQYRVERGAWRIASSRVARLRIDPLAGGLPDGAPA comes from the coding sequence TTGTCGCAGACCGCACCCACCGAACTCACCCCTGCGTCCGCTGCCGAACGCCTCGCGGCGATCGAGGACATCAAACAGCTGAAGGCGCGCTACTTCCGCCTGATGGACACCAAGGACTGGGCCGCGCTGCGCGAGGTGTTCACCGACGACGCGCACATGGACATCGACGGCTTCGCGAGCGACGGCGGTGACGCGATCACCGCGTTCCTGTCCAAGGTCCTGACCCCACTGCGCACGGTCCACCACGGACACATGCCGGAGATCACCCTGACCTCCACGGACCAGGCGAGCGGGGTGTGGGCGATGTTCGACTACGTCGAGTTCCCCTCGGACGGCCTGCCGCGAGGCTTTCACGGCTACGGGCACTACCACGACCAGTACCGCGTCGAACGCGGCGCCTGGCGCATCGCGTCCAGCCGCGTGGCACGCCTGCGCATCGACCCGCTCGCCGGCGGCCTACCCGACGGAGCCCCCGCGTGA
- a CDS encoding glucose 1-dehydrogenase: MTNLDGKVALITGAARGMGESHARHFVASGAKVVLGDVLDEPGRAVADSLGEHAYYVHLDVTSEAAWDAAVAVAISRFGRFDVLVNNAGVQPISPMADTSADDFRRCLDINTVGQFIGIKAVTAAMTEAGGGSIVNISSTNGFVGAPGMSAYTASKFAIRGLTRCAALELGHAGIRVNSVHPGGVDTAMTRDPEWEGQDQSAFFATLPVPRIGQPADISRMVAWLASDESAYASGAEFLVDGGLLAGRY, from the coding sequence GTGACCAACCTCGACGGCAAAGTCGCCCTCATCACCGGTGCCGCGCGCGGCATGGGTGAGTCCCATGCCCGCCACTTCGTCGCGTCCGGCGCCAAGGTCGTCCTCGGGGACGTCCTGGACGAACCGGGCAGGGCCGTCGCCGACTCGCTCGGCGAACACGCCTACTACGTACACCTGGACGTCACCTCCGAAGCCGCCTGGGACGCCGCGGTCGCCGTCGCGATATCCCGGTTCGGCCGGTTCGACGTACTGGTCAACAACGCCGGCGTGCAGCCGATCAGCCCGATGGCGGACACCTCCGCCGACGACTTCCGCCGCTGCCTCGACATCAACACCGTCGGCCAGTTCATCGGCATCAAGGCGGTCACCGCGGCGATGACCGAGGCGGGCGGCGGCTCGATCGTCAACATCTCCTCCACCAACGGCTTCGTCGGGGCGCCCGGGATGTCCGCGTACACCGCAAGCAAGTTCGCTATCCGCGGCCTGACCCGCTGTGCGGCGCTGGAGCTGGGCCACGCCGGGATCCGGGTCAACTCCGTGCACCCCGGCGGCGTGGACACCGCGATGACCCGCGATCCCGAGTGGGAGGGCCAGGACCAGAGCGCGTTCTTCGCCACGCTGCCGGTGCCGCGCATCGGGCAGCCCGCCGACATCTCCCGCATGGTCGCATGGCTGGCCTCCGACGAGTCCGCCTACGCATCCGGCGCCGAATTCCTCGTGGACGGGGGCCTGCTGGCCGGCCGCTACTGA
- a CDS encoding ArsR/SmtB family transcription factor — protein sequence MTEAAVTPDPGVVRALRALSNPVRLQLLSWLREPERHFPMDEAIADPVEVGVCVSHLQAKAGLAQSTVSAYLAELHRAGLVRATRVGKWTHYRRDEQRIAELVAVLGQTL from the coding sequence ATGACGGAAGCGGCGGTCACCCCGGATCCCGGCGTCGTCCGCGCGCTGCGGGCGCTGTCGAACCCGGTGCGCTTGCAGCTGCTGTCCTGGTTGCGTGAGCCCGAGCGGCATTTCCCGATGGACGAGGCGATCGCCGATCCGGTCGAGGTCGGGGTGTGCGTGAGTCACCTCCAGGCGAAGGCCGGGCTGGCCCAGTCGACCGTGTCGGCGTACCTGGCCGAGCTGCACCGCGCCGGGCTGGTGCGCGCCACCCGCGTCGGCAAGTGGACGCACTACCGGCGCGACGAGCAGCGCATCGCCGAGCTGGTGGCGGTGCTCGGGCAAACCCTGTAG
- a CDS encoding ABA4-like family protein, producing the protein MSTAALFQITFNLAAPFWALMIFAPGWAVTRRVIGSPWIVLPPLVVYLVFAVGEFGTLWPVVSRPDLETLRAFLGTPHGAAAIWAHLIAFDLFIGRWMYHDARARGVTHAILAPILVLTILLSPFGLLAHLVVRSVAARRPARQAPVTPADG; encoded by the coding sequence ATGAGCACGGCGGCCCTGTTCCAGATCACCTTCAACCTGGCCGCCCCGTTCTGGGCGCTGATGATCTTCGCCCCCGGCTGGGCGGTGACCCGGCGGGTGATCGGCTCGCCGTGGATCGTGCTGCCACCACTGGTGGTCTACCTGGTGTTCGCGGTGGGCGAGTTCGGCACGCTGTGGCCGGTGGTGAGCCGGCCGGACCTCGAGACACTGCGCGCGTTCCTCGGGACCCCGCACGGCGCCGCGGCGATCTGGGCGCACCTGATCGCGTTCGACCTGTTCATCGGCCGCTGGATGTACCACGACGCGCGGGCGCGGGGCGTGACCCACGCGATCCTGGCGCCGATCCTGGTGCTCACGATCCTGTTGTCGCCGTTCGGCTTGCTGGCCCACCTGGTCGTGCGGTCGGTCGCGGCCCGCCGGCCCGCACGGCAGGCACCGGTGACCCCGGCGGACGGGTGA
- a CDS encoding BCCT family transporter, which produces MSADAETEARARVPEETGTAGHLPDEHVPPVGDPTRPRTDRTVFGVAAALALAIIGWGVASPGSLASVADTVLNHAVIPYGGWAFVLAASGFVVFAVALAVSRYGRIRLGRDDEQPEFRTASWIAMMFSAGMGIGLMFFGVYEPVSHLASPPPGTAAPNSDDAVHTAMATTLFHWTVHPWAIYAVAGLAIAYSTFRRGRSQLISAVFAPLLGRRRTEGPLGKAIDVMAIFATLFGSAASLGLGALQVGGGMASVGWIDSPGTGLLVGIIAILTVAFVASAVSGIAKGIQWLSNINMVLAALLAVFVLVVGPTVLILNLVPSAIGDYFRELAEMSGRSGVTGGQPMQTWLSGWTVFYWAWWISWTPFVGMFIARISRGRTIRQFVIGVIAVPSVVSLVWFAIFGGAAIQKQRAGVDIAGAGSSESATFTLLEHLPWFVPMAILVMILVSIFFVSGADAASVVMGTLSQRGAVNPHRNPVIFWGVLTGAVAAVMLLVGGEDGLTGLQNLTILVAVPFVVVMVALCVALYRDLRSDPQVIREREMLRSLAEIHDERTGGERGRRRPRTRRG; this is translated from the coding sequence ATGTCTGCTGACGCTGAAACCGAGGCCCGCGCAAGAGTGCCCGAGGAGACCGGCACGGCCGGTCACCTGCCGGACGAGCACGTTCCCCCCGTCGGCGACCCCACCCGGCCGCGGACCGACCGCACCGTGTTCGGGGTGGCCGCGGCACTGGCGCTGGCCATCATCGGCTGGGGCGTCGCCTCGCCGGGCAGCCTGGCGAGCGTCGCGGACACCGTGCTCAACCACGCGGTGATCCCCTACGGCGGCTGGGCGTTCGTGCTGGCCGCGAGCGGTTTCGTGGTCTTCGCCGTCGCACTGGCGGTGAGCCGGTACGGGCGCATCCGCCTCGGCCGGGACGACGAGCAGCCGGAGTTCCGCACGGCCTCGTGGATCGCCATGATGTTCAGCGCCGGCATGGGCATCGGCCTGATGTTCTTCGGCGTGTACGAGCCGGTGTCGCACCTGGCCAGCCCGCCGCCGGGCACCGCGGCGCCCAACTCGGACGACGCCGTGCACACCGCGATGGCCACCACCCTGTTCCACTGGACCGTGCACCCGTGGGCCATCTACGCGGTGGCCGGGCTCGCCATCGCCTACAGCACCTTCCGCCGCGGGCGCAGCCAGCTGATCAGCGCCGTGTTCGCACCGCTGCTGGGCCGGCGCCGCACCGAGGGGCCGCTGGGCAAGGCCATCGACGTGATGGCGATCTTCGCGACCCTGTTCGGCTCGGCCGCTTCGTTGGGCCTCGGTGCGCTGCAGGTCGGCGGCGGCATGGCCTCGGTCGGCTGGATCGACAGCCCCGGCACCGGGCTGCTGGTCGGGATCATCGCGATCCTCACCGTCGCGTTCGTCGCCTCGGCGGTGTCCGGCATCGCCAAGGGCATCCAGTGGCTGTCCAACATCAACATGGTGCTCGCCGCGCTGCTCGCGGTGTTCGTGCTGGTCGTCGGCCCAACGGTGCTGATCCTCAACCTGGTGCCCAGCGCGATCGGCGACTACTTCCGGGAACTGGCCGAGATGTCCGGCCGCTCCGGGGTGACCGGCGGGCAGCCGATGCAGACGTGGCTGTCCGGCTGGACCGTCTTCTACTGGGCGTGGTGGATCTCCTGGACGCCGTTCGTCGGCATGTTCATCGCCCGCATCTCGCGCGGGCGCACCATCCGGCAGTTCGTGATCGGCGTGATCGCGGTGCCGAGCGTGGTCAGCCTGGTGTGGTTCGCGATCTTCGGCGGCGCGGCGATCCAGAAGCAGCGCGCCGGGGTCGACATCGCGGGCGCGGGCAGTTCCGAGTCGGCCACGTTCACCCTCCTGGAGCACCTGCCGTGGTTCGTGCCGATGGCGATCCTGGTGATGATCCTGGTGTCGATCTTCTTCGTCTCCGGGGCCGATGCGGCATCGGTGGTGATGGGCACGCTGTCGCAGCGGGGTGCGGTCAACCCGCACCGCAACCCGGTGATCTTCTGGGGCGTGCTGACCGGGGCGGTCGCGGCGGTGATGCTGCTGGTCGGCGGCGAGGACGGCCTGACCGGTCTGCAGAACCTGACCATCCTGGTGGCGGTGCCGTTCGTGGTGGTGATGGTGGCGTTGTGCGTGGCGTTGTACCGCGACCTGCGGTCGGATCCGCAGGTCATCCGGGAGCGCGAGATGCTGCGCTCGCTGGCGGAGATCCACGACGAGCGCACCGGCGGCGAGCGGGGGCGGCGCCGCCCGCGCACCCGCCGCGGCTGA
- the mdlC gene encoding benzoylformate decarboxylase, with protein MPTVRTIAHEFLERRGLTTIFGNPGSNELPFLAGLPESFSYVLGLHEGVVVGMADGYAQATGRPVLVNLHAAAGSGNAMGALTNAVYSRSPLVLTAGQQVRSAIGLEAMLANVEATQLMRPLVGWAGEPSCAADVPRSLAQAVFEAELQRRPTYLSVPYDDWSAELGDDVTATLGRSVRRGGSAGEDQVLELAARLDGAARPVLVLGGDADALGLFDRAVAFAEERDLPVWVAPSPHRLPFPNRHPLFRGVLPAGIGALSAALDGHDLILVLGAPVFRYHQHVPGPFLPRGATLVQVTDDPGEAARAPVGEALVADPGAVLDGLRAQLPVRAPGKTAFVPTPEPATGEHALHPEQVFAALRQTQPADTAYVVESTSTNSAWWRQMDLRRPGSYFWPAAGGLGFGLPAAVGVAMGLPGRPVVGVIGDGSANYGITALWTAARYQVPVTFLILRNGTYGALRWFADVLGTTGVPGTEIPGLDFTAIAAGYGVPATTASDVDDLRAQLKTTSAGPRLIQVDTELTTP; from the coding sequence ATGCCGACCGTCCGGACGATCGCCCACGAGTTCCTGGAACGGCGTGGCCTGACCACGATCTTCGGCAATCCCGGCTCCAACGAGCTGCCGTTCCTGGCCGGGCTGCCGGAGTCCTTCTCCTACGTGCTCGGCCTGCACGAGGGTGTGGTGGTCGGCATGGCCGACGGGTACGCGCAGGCGACCGGCCGTCCGGTGCTGGTCAACCTGCACGCCGCGGCCGGTTCCGGCAACGCCATGGGCGCGCTGACCAACGCCGTCTACTCCCGCTCGCCGCTGGTGCTCACCGCCGGGCAGCAGGTGCGCTCGGCGATCGGGCTGGAGGCGATGCTCGCCAACGTCGAGGCCACCCAGCTGATGCGCCCCCTGGTCGGCTGGGCCGGCGAACCGAGCTGCGCCGCCGACGTGCCCCGCTCGCTCGCGCAGGCCGTGTTCGAGGCCGAGTTGCAGCGCCGCCCCACCTACTTGTCGGTGCCCTACGACGACTGGTCCGCCGAACTCGGCGACGACGTCACCGCCACCCTCGGCCGGAGCGTGCGGCGCGGCGGGTCGGCCGGGGAGGACCAGGTGCTCGAACTGGCCGCGCGCCTGGACGGCGCGGCCCGCCCGGTGCTCGTGCTCGGCGGTGATGCCGACGCCCTCGGGCTGTTCGACCGCGCAGTGGCCTTCGCCGAGGAACGCGACCTGCCGGTGTGGGTCGCCCCGTCGCCGCACCGGCTGCCGTTCCCCAACCGGCACCCGCTGTTCCGCGGGGTCCTGCCCGCCGGGATCGGCGCGCTGTCGGCCGCACTCGACGGGCACGACCTGATCCTGGTGCTGGGTGCGCCGGTGTTCCGCTACCACCAGCACGTGCCGGGCCCGTTCCTGCCGCGCGGCGCGACGCTGGTCCAGGTCACCGACGACCCGGGCGAGGCGGCCCGCGCGCCGGTGGGGGAGGCGCTCGTCGCCGATCCCGGCGCGGTGCTCGACGGCCTGCGCGCGCAGCTGCCCGTGCGGGCGCCCGGGAAGACCGCGTTCGTGCCGACGCCGGAGCCGGCGACCGGCGAGCACGCACTGCACCCCGAGCAGGTGTTCGCCGCGCTGCGCCAGACCCAGCCGGCCGACACCGCCTACGTCGTCGAGTCCACCTCGACGAACTCGGCCTGGTGGCGGCAGATGGACCTGCGCCGCCCCGGCTCGTACTTCTGGCCCGCCGCCGGTGGCCTCGGCTTCGGCCTGCCCGCCGCGGTCGGTGTGGCGATGGGCCTGCCCGGGCGCCCGGTGGTCGGGGTGATCGGCGACGGCTCCGCCAACTACGGCATCACCGCGCTGTGGACCGCCGCCCGGTACCAGGTGCCGGTGACCTTCCTGATCCTGCGCAACGGCACCTACGGCGCGCTGCGCTGGTTCGCCGATGTGCTCGGCACCACCGGCGTGCCCGGCACCGAGATCCCCGGCCTGGACTTCACCGCGATCGCGGCCGGATACGGCGTGCCGGCCACGACCGCGTCCGATGTGGACGATCTGCGCGCCCAGCTCAAGACGACCTCCGCCGGGCCCCGGCTCATCCAGGTGGACACCGAGCTCACCACACCCTGA
- a CDS encoding LysR family transcriptional regulator produces MMRDFDLNLVRTFVLLYETRSVTATADSMHVTQPTVSYSLQKLRRRFSDELFRRTGRGLVPTTTAQALYPPLHHALAEIESTVAGAHTFDPATARARFTLCLSDLGEVSLLPWLMAALPSRAPGVTLTVRPLDVASAVDQLGRGEIDAFVASPLISSQRVARIPLFSEGYVAMVARSHPRLRGPRLSLAELSAEQHITVFGPAGHDGPRRALEAHGLLDRVVLEVTRFSTLPYLVQDGELVAMVPRLVADVFATGHRVRLLELPVDVEPAQVSVYSRHRHARTPAQHWLTGFMRELLAESAIRAAAE; encoded by the coding sequence ATGATGCGGGATTTCGACCTCAACCTGGTGCGCACGTTCGTACTGCTGTACGAGACGCGCAGTGTCACGGCCACCGCGGACTCGATGCACGTCACCCAGCCGACCGTGAGCTACAGCCTGCAGAAACTGCGGCGGCGGTTCTCCGACGAGCTGTTCCGGCGCACCGGCCGCGGGCTGGTACCGACGACCACCGCGCAGGCCCTCTACCCGCCGTTGCACCACGCGCTGGCCGAGATCGAGTCCACGGTGGCAGGGGCGCACACCTTCGACCCGGCCACCGCCCGCGCCCGGTTCACGCTGTGCCTGTCCGACCTCGGCGAGGTGTCGCTGCTCCCCTGGCTGATGGCCGCGCTGCCGTCGCGAGCACCCGGGGTCACGCTGACGGTGCGGCCGCTGGACGTCGCCAGCGCGGTCGACCAGCTGGGCCGCGGCGAGATCGACGCGTTCGTCGCCTCGCCGTTGATCAGCTCGCAGCGGGTGGCGCGGATCCCGCTGTTCTCCGAGGGGTACGTCGCCATGGTCGCCCGGTCCCATCCCCGGCTGCGCGGCCCGCGGCTCTCGCTGGCCGAGCTGTCCGCGGAGCAGCACATCACGGTGTTCGGCCCGGCCGGGCACGACGGGCCGCGCCGGGCGCTCGAGGCCCACGGGCTGCTGGACCGGGTCGTGCTCGAGGTGACCCGGTTTTCCACGCTGCCCTACCTGGTGCAGGACGGCGAACTGGTGGCGATGGTGCCCCGGCTCGTGGCCGACGTCTTCGCCACCGGCCACCGGGTGCGGCTGCTGGAACTGCCGGTGGACGTCGAACCGGCGCAGGTCTCGGTCTACTCCCGGCACCGCCACGCACGCACCCCCGCGCAGCACTGGCTCACCGGGTTCATGCGCGAGCTCCTCGCCGAATCCGCGATCCGCGCCGCGGCGGAATAA
- a CDS encoding nitroreductase family deazaflavin-dependent oxidoreductase: MPLDGVYEPSTMEYSRKQVAVYEGSGGTRGTTAHGLPVIVLTTVGRKSGKLRKSPLMKVEHEGVYAAVASLGGGPKHPLWYHNALAEPRVEVRDGTRVFDMVAREVDGEEREVWWQRAVATYPPYGEYQKRTERVIPVLLLEPAPEPH; encoded by the coding sequence ATGCCTCTCGACGGTGTGTACGAACCCAGCACGATGGAGTACTCCCGCAAGCAGGTGGCGGTGTACGAGGGCTCCGGCGGTACCCGGGGCACCACCGCGCACGGCCTGCCCGTCATCGTGCTGACCACGGTCGGCCGGAAATCCGGGAAGCTGCGGAAGTCGCCGCTGATGAAGGTCGAGCACGAGGGCGTGTACGCGGCCGTCGCCTCGCTCGGTGGCGGCCCGAAGCATCCGCTGTGGTACCACAACGCGCTCGCCGAACCGCGGGTCGAGGTGCGCGACGGCACCCGGGTGTTCGACATGGTCGCGCGAGAGGTGGACGGCGAGGAGCGCGAGGTGTGGTGGCAGCGCGCGGTGGCGACCTACCCGCCGTACGGCGAGTACCAGAAACGCACCGAACGCGTCATCCCGGTCCTGCTGCTGGAGCCCGCGCCGGAACCGCACTGA
- a CDS encoding sulfatase — protein MADAVTVRRVTGDVLACGLVFAALALPDTLVGARPAAFLVLPAEAVAGAALMLVLPPRARRVTAAVAGALLGVLTLLKIADIGFSQAFGRPFHPVLDWGFAGPALSLLGGAARIGTVVGAAFGALTLVVLTTLAATRVARAAGEHRRITARVVAVFAVAWTAAALAGLPLASHTTSALAYRDVRGATADLADRREFAAAMATDAFRATAPAGLLTALRGKDVLLTFVESYGRVALADPGVDALLDSATNRLQAAGFGARSAFLTSSTTGGGSWLAHSTLESGLWVDNEQRYRTFVTSDRLTLSGAFARAGWRTVSVQPENAAAWPEGAVYRFDRLYDGRDLGYSGPGFAYAAMPDQFTLSAFQRAELAPGHPPVMAEIDLVSSHWPWTAVPRLLGWDDLGDGTVFASATDRPAGGPAGYDEAVRYSLSALISYVETYGGDDLVLVFLGDHQPDASVTGPGADRDVPVTLVARDPAVLARISGWGWTPGLRPAAAAPVWPMSAFRDRFLTAFGPQLSAVPARAPAAGPG, from the coding sequence GTGGCGGACGCGGTGACCGTGCGCCGGGTGACGGGCGACGTCCTGGCCTGCGGGCTCGTCTTCGCCGCGCTCGCCCTGCCGGACACCCTGGTGGGCGCCCGGCCCGCGGCGTTCCTGGTTCTCCCGGCCGAGGCGGTGGCCGGTGCCGCGCTGATGCTGGTCCTGCCGCCGCGCGCACGCCGGGTCACGGCGGCCGTGGCGGGTGCGCTGCTCGGGGTGCTGACGCTGCTCAAGATCGCCGACATCGGGTTTTCCCAGGCCTTCGGCCGCCCGTTCCACCCCGTGCTCGACTGGGGTTTCGCCGGGCCCGCGCTCAGCCTGCTCGGTGGCGCGGCGCGCATCGGCACGGTGGTGGGCGCCGCGTTCGGCGCGCTGACGCTGGTGGTCCTGACCACGCTGGCGGCGACGCGTGTGGCGCGTGCCGCGGGGGAGCACCGCCGGATCACGGCGCGGGTGGTGGCCGTGTTCGCGGTCGCCTGGACCGCCGCGGCCCTCGCCGGCCTGCCGCTCGCCTCGCACACCACCAGCGCGCTGGCCTACCGGGACGTCCGCGGTGCCACCGCCGACCTGGCCGACCGTCGGGAGTTCGCCGCGGCCATGGCCACCGACGCCTTCCGCGCCACTGCGCCGGCGGGGCTGCTGACCGCATTGCGCGGCAAGGACGTCCTGCTCACCTTCGTGGAGAGCTACGGCCGCGTCGCGCTGGCCGACCCCGGGGTCGACGCGCTGCTCGACTCGGCGACGAACCGGCTGCAGGCGGCCGGGTTCGGCGCGCGCAGCGCGTTCCTCACCTCCTCCACCACGGGCGGCGGCAGCTGGCTTGCCCACTCCACCCTGGAATCCGGGCTGTGGGTGGACAACGAGCAGCGCTACCGCACCTTCGTGACAAGCGACCGGCTGACCCTGTCCGGCGCGTTCGCCCGTGCCGGCTGGCGCACCGTGAGCGTGCAACCGGAGAACGCCGCGGCCTGGCCGGAGGGCGCGGTGTACCGGTTCGACCGGCTCTACGACGGTCGTGACCTGGGCTACTCCGGTCCGGGCTTCGCCTATGCCGCGATGCCGGACCAGTTCACCCTGTCGGCGTTCCAGCGCGCCGAGCTCGCCCCGGGCCATCCGCCGGTGATGGCCGAGATCGACCTGGTGTCCAGCCACTGGCCGTGGACGGCGGTGCCCCGGCTGCTCGGCTGGGACGACCTCGGCGACGGTACGGTCTTCGCCTCGGCGACGGACCGGCCGGCCGGCGGGCCCGCCGGATACGACGAGGCGGTCCGGTACTCGCTGTCGGCGCTCATCTCCTACGTGGAGACCTACGGCGGCGACGATCTGGTGCTGGTGTTCCTCGGCGACCACCAGCCGGACGCGTCGGTGACCGGCCCGGGCGCGGACCGGGACGTGCCGGTGACCCTCGTGGCACGCGACCCGGCCGTGCTCGCCCGCATCAGCGGCTGGGGCTGGACGCCTGGTCTCCGTCCCGCCGCGGCGGCCCCGGTCTGGCCGATGAGCGCGTTCCGCGACCGGTTCCTGACCGCCTTCGGCCCGCAGCTCAGTGCGGTTCCGGCGCGGGCTCCAGCAGCAGGACCGGGATGA
- a CDS encoding CDP-alcohol phosphatidyltransferase family protein: MIVQTQPRTIPARQEQAVAAGALLVLVSGLALTVGLTPAAWVAGAGYGGALWVLLTGALRRAGRVALGPADRVTLARATLTGGVLALVAAGSSGPVPAGLAALALALDAVDGRVARRTATVSPLGARFDLEADAVLILVLCVPVAVVLGPWVLLIGAMRYAFVAAGWVLPWLRGPLAPDRARKAVAAAQGVTLLVVVAGVLPRGAALAGTAVALAALVWSFGRDVRTLWRTR, translated from the coding sequence ATGATCGTCCAGACCCAGCCTCGCACGATTCCGGCCCGCCAGGAACAGGCCGTGGCGGCCGGTGCACTGCTCGTGCTGGTGAGTGGGCTCGCGCTGACCGTGGGGCTGACGCCGGCCGCCTGGGTGGCCGGCGCCGGTTACGGCGGCGCGCTGTGGGTGCTGCTGACCGGAGCGCTGCGCCGCGCCGGCCGGGTCGCGCTGGGTCCGGCGGACCGGGTCACGCTGGCTCGCGCCACCCTCACCGGCGGCGTGCTCGCCCTGGTCGCCGCCGGATCGTCCGGGCCGGTCCCGGCCGGGCTCGCGGCGCTCGCGCTCGCGCTGGACGCCGTGGACGGCCGGGTCGCGCGCCGCACCGCGACGGTGTCGCCGCTGGGGGCGCGGTTCGACCTGGAGGCGGACGCGGTCCTGATCCTCGTGCTGTGCGTGCCGGTCGCGGTGGTGCTGGGACCGTGGGTGCTGCTGATCGGCGCGATGCGGTACGCGTTTGTGGCGGCCGGCTGGGTTCTGCCGTGGCTGCGCGGGCCGCTGGCGCCGGACCGGGCGCGCAAGGCGGTGGCGGCGGCGCAAGGTGTCACGCTGCTCGTGGTGGTTGCCGGGGTGCTGCCGCGCGGCGCGGCGCTGGCCGGGACCGCGGTGGCGCTCGCGGCGCTGGTCTGGTCGTTCGGGCGGGACGTGCGGACCCTGTGGCGGACGCGGTGA